aattataCGTTCGGTTTTTATGACAACACAAAGCTTAGCTTATCTTGCTTAACTAAGGTTCTATTATGaaactaaaaactaaaaaagatGCCGCCTAAGCTCGCTAAGTAAAGGTTAAACTTTGCCATAATTTGTAACAAATTAACCCCAACTTCAAAAAGAACGTTGCAAGCAAACAATATTGAAAACTATTTAAGTTAAATCTTCGCTTTAAATCGATTTTATGTTAAGTTCGGTAGATCCATGGATATGACATAATGTCTTAACgtaataaaaatatgtcaGCCAATAAAAGCTCACCACGTCATCTTtgtcataaacttcaatcactACGTCATTGCAGTACTGACGTAACAATTGGAGATCTCCGTAGTAGGTGATGTCCATCATTAGAGTTTGGTCCCAGACAGGATTTAAAGTCCTGCTCATTACAACAGTGCGCCTACACTGGTTGAGGAACGATACAAAAATCACAGGATCTGAAGCAGTAATAGGATAATTTTAAGActattttaaagatttttaaaattgaaattaaaattattttaaattaaaactttaaagtttttatgcaaattttGATGCAGTGGGTATTTGTTTAATTGTAAGCTTCATCCAGCGTAGTTGTTTTATGGAGTTTTATGATCTGTAGCTTAAGTACTGAAAATGttattatatacagtagacTTATATTAGTTTAGAACAATATTCCTTTCGAATCCGTTTCAAATTACGCTTTACATTCACTACAACAATCAATTATCAGGACAATTAAGTATCGTCATAGTAGCTATCAACGTTTgtatctatacctgaaaaatTATCTTGGTCCATGGCTAACAGGTCTCTTGCTTGATATACATAAGCTCGGAGTTGCAGCTTCGAGGCGACACTGAACATGATGTAAATTTTCGGGGCGGgcattttcagttttttcttCCTCTCAGCTAACAAAATTGCAGAAGTTAAAAAACTAGTCGTAGCAACACACTTTGTCTTTCCAAAAATCTAAACGTCTTGTAAAGAAGTTGCTAAACTTGCCAAAACTTTAACTCAAGTTTACTGATGACTTTGTTCATCTGTAGAAATATTTgagtaaaaaatttgaacacgCACTTACCGGCAGCTGCGGCCAAAACGGGATCGGCTTTTGACTTCTTTCTTCCGAAAAACTTCTTTCCAGCTCTGTCTCTCTCCTCCTCTTGTGCTTCTGAGCATTGAAAAAATTGGCAGCATAAACATTTTAGGATGAAAATTACTTAAGTTAAACACATTTAAATTTCCAACACTTTGCACGTAATAAGGGTTATTAATCTTTTGGACGAAGGAAACATGAGTCACAGGTCTTTTGACGGTGTGTTTGCGTTGCAAGCATTTGAAAGAGTGTAAAggtaaaaacaataaatcatTTACAGTCCATGCAACATAGAACAACTCCTACAAATACAAGGCAAATTACAATTGCATTGCATCCTTGCGAAAAGAAACGAACACTCTACAGACCTACAATAACCTGTAAGCTATCCCCAACATCACCAATTACTGACAATTACCCTTAAATAAATTAGATCAATACCAATGGAATTAGTTCATTTAATAATTAGGTTAGAGTACTTTTAATTTATGATGTTTAGCAAATACAGTTTGGCTGAATTActcaatttatgttttttaattaaattccATGACCGATATTTTGCTAACCTTATACAGCGTATATTACCCTCATGCACAGATTAACAACGGAGCGTAAATTATGAGTTTGGGTGCACTAAATTTCAACCGTGTGTTTCTTAAATGTCACTCGTTGacatttaccaaataaatCGCTTTTGGACTTGGATGAAAATACGGACGAGAGTCTCTTATAAGTGGATGTAGGTGGTGCCGACACCGACCTACTAATGTGAAGAGGAGAACCGTCTTCTGTTTCTACTGCTGGAATATCAGAGACATCCATCTCTGCCTCTGGGTCCATATAACAATTACATATATTTCAAGGCAGCTTTGATGTATTTTAAAGCATTACGTGGTGGCACCTATAAGCTTCTAATAGCCAGCCATACTATACAATGCTATACAAAGCattacatacatacatatatacattataAAGCATAGCATTAGCATTAGCATTAGCATTAGCATTGCTTCGCATATAGTAGCATTGCTATACAATGCCATTGCTAACTGTAAATCTAGTTTCTGCTTTTATTAACTAGTGTTGGCAAAAAGCACTAGAGATCAAAGCTAAAAGGGCATAGCATTGTATACAACAGCAAACACGCAAAGCTTAGAAGCAGGTTGTGCTCGTATCTCTTGGCATTAGTGACAGCGTATGTAGCAAACGTACATTGTAACTTTGTAAAGAACAAACTACTACTGCATTGCGAATGGTTGAGCGtcaaaaacattcttggctTGGATACTGGATGCTAATTAGACGTAAGTTACCTTCCGTTGCACCAAGAATAGCCAGAGCCTTCCTGCTCTCTTCTGATTCTCTTATCGGAGTTGGTATCGGAGTGGGTTCGAAATCCATTGTTCCTTTCTGAGATTGTGGAAAGAAAATTGTAAGTCTGTTTCCAAACAAGAGAGGgaaaaagaaaagagaaagaaagaaaaagggAGAGAGATGCAAATTCGTAATTATGCAaaaaaacgttattttttctgttacaACGCAATACTTACAATGAGGGCCGTGTCAAGATTGAAAATTGCCGAAGACCCACCGGTCCCGGATGTGACCATTTTGCGAATCCATCTTCTTCTTCTCACCAGGTCCAACATCTTTGgcattaaatgaaattgactCCCCAATGTAGTTGCGTATTCCCAACCCTCACCAAGCATTTGCTCTGTTTTCTGTTGAAGAAATCACTTGCAAAGAAAACGTTCAGGCAACGTCTAATTGTAATGACCAAGCTTAATTACCAAGTATCTTAAGACGTTAACCTTTGCAAACCCAACAAACtggaatatttttaacttaacGTTAATTTATTTGGAGATGGATAAGTAAAAAGATATTGTGGATACAATTTTGAATACTTACGTCATCGCGTTTTATAACTTTGGGGTCCACACATTTCCTGTTTCGAACCAGCCGTCTTCTCCTCATAACATGAAAAGACTTCTCGACCGCAATCCAAGCCAACTGGCCAAAGTCTTCCACGGGTGCGCTGTATTCCCAACCTGGGAATATTAAACTAGGCATGTGATCTCGGGACGCATTTTAATTGACTTCAAGTATTGCCATTTAGAAAAGATTGTCGGATTACTGTTTGTATTAGAACAATATCAAACTTACCATAGCGACTAACGTAAAAAGGAAGcaaaattagaaaacaaaatactgtaGACCATTGTGATCAGTGGAAAGAGTTCTGCTAACCACTAGGCCTGTTACAGTATTCTGCTGTCTATACTTATTTACCGTCTTCATCACAAGCTCTGTTGGTGTCAATCTTCCAGTTGTCGTCCCACTCCCATCCCTTAGCGCACGAGATGCTCTCCGTGCTTTCCACAATATCTCCACTTCCGTTCACGTATTTCTGCGGAACCCAATCACCGGATGAAGTGCGCGCCTCATGTTCAAAGCATTCCTTGAAATAcatgaaaaattataaatttttgaaattgccgTGAAGGAACCCAAACACACATAAATGCGTTTCATGATAATTAAAACCAGTCAACAATTGTAAAATCTAATATACAATATGCAGAAAGTCCATAATGGGGAAGTCTCTATATGGGAAAACGCAAAGatctgttttaaacaaaagaacaaaaataGACCCACTTTAAGAAAGCcgatatatacagtattctGCAGGAACAGTTATCAAGGTCAGTTAAGGTCAAAATGTCAACATTTTTGCAATCTCACTTCCATATAAGTAGAATGGCCAGCGTCCCGAAGAAGATTGAGCTCGCTACTTTTCTCCCAATCTCCTTCCCACTCCCATCCGGAAGGACATTCGAACGAGTTCTTTGGAAGAGGGATCTATACAAGAcatacaaaaattaacaaagtgAGTAAAATTGGTCAAATATCACGAAGTGTAGCAATGGTTGCGACGATCACAGCTATAGCAATTTTTATTAACATTGCTGATATAATTTCAGATAGTTATCAAAACTCATAAAACAAAACGCATATCCAGAAATCAAAAGTAGAAACACAGATAAGAAACAGCATATCGGTTTTACTCAATGTCGTATCACATCACCTCTCCAGTTATATCTTTAAATCCATCTGGAGTCCAACCACGAATAGGAATactgttttcaatttcaaactGTCAACACAAATCGcatgaaaaagttaaattagtttttgaaattgttaaaaacttaCACAGCGTTACTCAAATGCAAATTACATATTTACATGCCTACATTCTCTGTTATAGACAAAAATATACGGAGCGCAGTCACAATTGGTTAAAAACACATTGCTTCAGCAACTCACAGTATCAGCGTAGACTGAAATCTGACCCCTCGTGTAGAAATCAAAATCATCCTGTTCCCGAGCAAGACCCAGCCAGGCAATGATGCGCAGTTGGCACGGAATCTTGTACTGCTTTTTACCGGTTGTTTTTGAGGTGGGATACTGCAAAGAAACATACAAAATGACTTTTctggaaatgaaaaaaattgttgatcAAAGTCGAATTGCTTCTTTGCGGAAAATCCAAAATAACCTGCACTGGGCAGTATATTTGCAACACTATTGATTTTTAAAGTGCAATTAATCGGTCGTTGGCTCACCCGTAAGCAAATAGTTTGTGGTTTTGAACAAAACCTTCCGGAATATTCCGGCTTCTCTCGAGCGTGCAAAATGTTGTAAGCTGGAATTCTAATAAAAAATGGCAAAGATTGAGAAAAACTGGGAGCCAGCAATTGCTTTTTGGATCTCGTTGAGTATAGAAATAATTCTGATGTGTGTCTTCAAACAGCAGGTAATGCAGATTGCAGTTTAGAGCAACAGCGAAATTCACGAACCTGGCAAACGCGATTCGTTTGTTTCCGGTTATCATCCATATGATGACATCAGGTAAGCTATTCTGAGGCTGAATATCGACAAAATTTCGTATGAAGAATCATCCACATTTAAACTAATGCAGCTACCTTAGACACTCTCATAAAATTAAGCAAGCGACAAAAAATCTAATCTACGACAGCAGTGAAACATCACAATCAGCATGTTTTACCTCGTAGGCCACGATATGTAGGCGTTCTTGGAAGTCGGTAATGGCCTGCATAGCCACGTGAGCATCTGTACAATTCTGCCTCAGATCCGCAGCTTCGTCAGCGATTGCTTTAAACGTCTTTGTCCTCTGCTGGTGGATACGTAAATCAAGCTGATTGGCCTCCGGGCGGCCACGTGGATCAGGAAGTCGTTTTCTGATTGGTTAAAACAGTACTAGCTGACTTAAACGAAAGTAATGGTAGCAGCAAAGATGCGAAACTATATAATTGTTACAAGCTTACGCAGTTTCTAGAATTAACATGTCAAGTACGGCCACGATTTCGGAAGCAATTTCAATGTCAGTTCCTCCATTCTCTATCAAATCTTTCACTTTTTCAACTTCCATGTCCTGAAAGTAAGTTACGCCGGTAATAATAGGCCTATAATATTAACTAGTACATGATAATATAAACAAATTGAACGTGATTGAAGTGAAATTCTCAACCTACGCGTAGCATTGTCACATTACATTGAACAGGTATAGAATCAAATTATTCATTACAGCAAAGTCGCGACCAGCATTAAATATGCGAAAAGGCTGAAAGTAATAAATGTCATAACGACTTACAATTCTATCGGCCAAGCGTAGGATGACGTTGACAGCATGCAATCGAAAATTGATGTCTTcccattgtgacgtaaccaTCATAACAGGCTTCTTTGAGGCCCAAGGACAGAAATGATATTTACATCCTACATTGCAATGCCCACGGGCAATTAAAGTTAGAACGGTGCTCATTGCAGTGCTGTGTGTTCGCTAACAGTAGcaactaaaactaaaattgcttaatgtattcaaatttataacaaagctTAACATCCCAGCATAAAAGATCCAATTCCcagattaaaaaattaaaaaatggttatttattattttatatgttttaccGTCGAAGATGGGGTTTGTTGCTTCGGTAAGCGAACATGACGTCCCGAGGTCAACATCAAACTTGTTGCCATAGTTACCCATCGATACTTCGAATTCAACGTTCTCATAAGCCTTGTCGATGAGATCAGCGCTCTCAAAGCCCATGACCAATCTGTATCGACGACGGCGGAGGTATTTCTGCAATAAAAGCTGGCATATGGAACGACATTACTGCTTAGATGAACACACGTTGAAAAAAGAGACTTGAAAAACTATCATTGAAATGAATCTATTAAAGTAAACAGATCAATGTTAGGGGTTGAATCGCAGAAGGTGAAACCACATAAAACCAAGATGTGGAGTAGGAAGATGAAAGGCGCAAGAATTCAACCTGGGTGAGTGCGATGTGATCCTCGGCAACCTCCTGGATGGGAGGAATAGGCTCTGATCCTTCCTCATCAATGGAAGTTGTGAGTTCGACCATTGCTCTTCCTCGGTATGCACATCCGACTCCCTGCGAAAGAATCGCGATGAAAAATCAAGATGATTTTGCCAAAGTGGCCCGAAGTTTTCATAGATTTAATCGTGTTCACTGTAAGTAGGCTATATCTTTAATGGTGTTGTTTGTCCTGAGATCTAATGTCCTTCTACTATGCACTAATCTATGCAGCTTGGAAACCTTGCAAAGCCTCCTACGTACTTTGCCTAAATTCAATGCGTCGAGGGGGTCGCTGATCTCCGAAAATTCTCGCGGTGATCCGTAAAAATTGACAAACGTTGGTCCAAACGTGGGCAAAAAGCCTGCGATGTTTATatgataatttttattaaGTCTAAGTCGGAGAAAGAGTTTGCATGCATTGCAATCACATAAAACTTCATGACATGTTGTTTGTAAACGTAAAGCAAAACAAtccaacaaaaaatataataaaactgAGAACATGATGTCATCAAACCTTCCAGGTCATCGAAATCATCTTCGTCCATGTCTGGTCACGTAATCATCgagagaaaacaaaaacgaaaaaaaattaaagacacAAACGAAAAACGGTTCAAAACAGCCAAAAAAACATGCACGTGTCAAGCAGGTTGTGTGACAAAGAAACATgctaacacaaaaataaaaataaagaaaaagtgaaCGATTAATTCAGCGCAAATTTAAAAGCATTCTCTATGCATACCAGCGCCGCTAGCGTCTTCACCAGTTGACGATATTCTTGATATTGGAATGACGAATGTACCAACTGTGTCGTCAGCGCCGACTCTGTCCCTGAAATTTAAACGTCATATGTCACCACCGACGTGGAATTAGTTACCGGTCTTTTGGTTACTTATTTGGTTACTTATTCGTTAACAGGAAAACAGTTTCATCCATAACAATAAGTGAAGAAATAAGTAACTAAAGATAAAGTAGGATAAGCAGTCAACTTTATCTGCAAATAGTATAAGCAATAgagtaaacaaaaaagaacaTAGCTAAGATGATAAAATTCAGGTTTTGAATACGTGAGTGAATAAGTACCCAGGTAACCGAAAGACTAGCTTCGTACCGGTGAGGTGACAACCATTGTGAAAACAGTTGGCAGATACAGTATAATGCAAGATGTTTTTCTCACCACCATGCAGTTCAACTTTCATTTAATGTTAAACTCATCAGAGCAGAAAAAATGCGCAATTAAGGCCTAGAAACTTAAAGATTTACTTAGCATATGTTCAACTTACCAATCTCTTATAACAATCCGAATGGATTCACACATCGAGGGAAACTTGATTGGAAGCGAGAGTTCTTGATTCCACTCCGGATTATTTTTCCCTTCCACGACACGTGTCTTTCGTTTCTTTCCAGCAAATCTGCAAATAAGACCACTGTGGTTACGGGGCAATTGGCGCTCATACATTTTATCGTCGTTTTTTGCCATAAAAAGGGTTTCGGTGTTTGTTGTCGTAAGTAAAGGATTTAAATGGAATGATACTTACGAAAATACGACGTACGGATCGACCAGTGTTTTAGATATATCCACATCTTCCCCCATTCCCATAAACTTTTTCATGCTTTTGAAAGCAGATGAATCCACTATAAGTTGATACAGTGGATATGGTTAAAGTGGATATACTATATACAGTATCCACTTTATATCACTTTATTATATCCACTTTATATCACGtaaatatagcctacaattGCCTTTAAAACTATTGTTATCATTGAAATAAACTTCACAGTTTTTATGCACTACACGTATCAGCAGCTTTGTATATTTAACATTAACTCACTTTGAGGAAGATCCTCAGCGCTAAATATCCTCATAGTAAAAGTGGCAGACCGTAACGAGGCCCCGGCCGGTGTTAGAAGATTTctgaaaacgttttaaagTATTTGAGAACTTTTGTAACCACAAACAAAACGTGAACAAAAGTAATAACATTTGATAAATCTTTGACAGTTAGAAGTTACTTTGCATCCTGTTTATAACCTATTCGGGGAAAAAACTTTCTgctattaaaaaaaatacgagaaaatttaaaaaaaaggcAAGTTACCCTTCTACGTCATCATCATCCCCGTCTCCCTTGTCTTCCTAAACAAGTAAAGTAGCAAATATTAAAGAGCGATTAAAATCATCATCATTCATTGACAATCAAACGATCATCAAATCATCATTGGTCATCAGTTCATGCTCAATATTTTCAGGGCCGCCAGTAAGTTGTAGTAGCAAAAATAGAAGACATTGAAACAGGCATAGTGGCAAATGTTTCCATTTTTTACTGCAAACAATACCAGCGCCACACGGCATTATTTACGTCTATATGCTTTACTGCAATGCCTTTGCTGTTCTGATCTACATAATCCTACTACAATTCTAAGGAGACAGGTAATTGATACGGATGCTAACCGGAGGTTGATCACCGGCTCCTAGAACGCAGATGGTGATTTTCAGGTAACCCTTTGGTGTGTTGGAGGCGTCCTCCGGATCAGTGAGAAGAATCCACTTCCTCACGTATGCGTGTCCTGCGCCAAGATAAAGAAACATTTATGACGTCTCTCTGCATGacgcaatttatttttgaagactCAACGAGTAGGTGTATTAAGAATAGAATAAAATCTAATTTTTCCACGCGTTCATGTTAGTAGCATTGGTTTGACAGGGTCAAAGAGCTCACACTCGCCTACTTGTCAATCAAACTCAGCAAGACGATTTGCCTATTTTTACTATAGGTTTAGTGAGAACTGAAAGCTCTTTATAGTTTAAACGTTACCAGGTTGATCGTATACGCTCCCGACATCCAGTTTGAAAGATCCGATCAGAGAATCCGATCTCATCTTCCTCGAGTTGTTCACCGAGAATTCGAAAATAAAATCGTAAAGATCTTTAAGTGACTCGTGAAAGTTGAACATTAGCATCTAAATAaggcaaaaaaaacaaagaaaattaaaagtaaaatcgAGATGATGCATAATCAATGGTTCATGCGTTAAGTATAGAACACATATCAACCAAACATCACCAACATTATCTGTTTTGCACTTAATAACTGAATACAATGATTCCACAAACCTCGTTCCAAATGGGTGATGACCCTTTTCTTATTCTCGACGTTTTCACTTGACTCTTTCCGGCCGTGACCTTCACAACTGGCTTGATATTGGAACCTGAGAGTTGTCGTCCGCAAACAAGTCTGACTCGGACTTGGAAGTCTTCAGGTTTCTCTGACAGACTCGACCGGTCAGCGCTGAGtacaattaataaaaatttacttaaGAAAAAGTACACCGAACCCACATCAAGATGACACTTTAAGTGCTTTAAGCAGTTATATGTTTGATGAATGAACCGCTACggttgcaaaatttcagagaaatattttttacccTCCGCTAACGTGGGCGCCACCGCCACTGCCTCCGTTCAAGTCATGCTTTTCACCACCTTCGGAAAATCCCTCATCCACTTTATCATCCTTTCCTTCCTTATCTTTTTTAGCTCCTGAATGCAATACGTTTTGAGAAACTTGCTATCACACAAAGTTCACCCGCAAACGCAGTGAACAAATACGCCCATTACTGTCATTACATTTTGCTTTCTAAAGGAGACCCGATAAATACAAAGAGGCCAATGTTAAATAACGAGATCGGTTAAGGTCAGGTACGGCAATCTCACCAACACTGCTCTTCCTCCGAGCTTCCTTGGAATCTCCTTCCCCGCCATCTTTTCCATCATCCGGAGTACTGAGAATCACGCGAGCTccctttaaaaaatttactgacttCAAAATCTCAGTCATCCTGTTACATTAATACTCCACGCActttgttttcaacaaaaccgGTCTTAGATCTTCCTGCCACGATAGAGATCTTGCTCGATTACATAAGGTATGCGATTTAAAATAACCGCGACATAAATATGTAAACAGCGACGCGGCTTCTTTTCAAAACCTAATTCCTCATATTGCAAGTTTAACTCTGTATGCATCTGTCAAGTTTTAATAACATCAGTGCGTCAACCTAACCGTTCGTATAGCGTATTTAACATAGGAGTTGTCCTTACCGGTATTAATATtccttttttcatttttaggtCGACACCTTTCTCTTTACTGAGCTTCAAGCCGTTGTAAGTCACCGATCCATGGCCGAATAATCTTCACATATGCAAAAACAATCGTAATATAACTTTCACTATACAAAATCTTTCTCTGTATTTGGTCAATGGAAACGTTGTCGGCCAACATAAAACTAAACACACTAAACTAATATCAATTTCCCGATGACAACGACAAGCATTTCAAGTTTATAATCCAGCATTTGCAAGCAACGTGGTTGGTAAACCCGGTAACCTGTCTAGTAAAGAATAAGTAGATAAAGCAGGTTGTCAGCTTTCATGCTGGCTATACGTCAATAGCCTGCGGGTGGCGAAGCACGTTAAACCGTATTAAAGCAATCAGGACGGATTAGTCTTGTTCGGGTAAATCTTTTTCATGTTTACGTCTATGGTGTtcaagaaaatgttaaagctGTTAAcagaataataaataaaaaaacttctcCAAAATTATGTATAACTAAACAGTTTTCCGAATTATactcaaaaaaattgtaattgaaTATTGTCAACGAGCGGAATAACATGgcaaagtttttacaaactcACAAATATGGTAAAGACTTGCACGACAAAGATAGCTCACACAAGTTTTGAAAACGACATTTCTAAGGCTGGTTGGTTTAATCTGGCAAGCACGGCGTAACTTGTAGTAGGTGCTATCTACATTGTGCCAACAGACCCCATATACAAACTGTACATACTGAAATGTATGAGACTTACTTGTCAATGCCCAGAAAACCGTCGTCATCATACACTTCTACCTTTATCTCGTCTGTGGGTGCTGGTACTTCAGAAAGGTTAAACGTTAACAGCTGCATAAAACACACACAAATAATATTATTCTTGGATAAATTCTGTTTCTATTGGATACGATGGATACGATGATCGGGATCGTCTGTTCACACAGTCGGACAGCTAAGTTCTAAACAGCTAAGTTCAAACGAACCTCATTCCAATTCGGGGAAGTCCCGCTAAGTGATTgggttttctttgtttggcCTGTCAAAAAATGCAGAAAATCAGCTGTACATTGACGAAAATGGGACCAATTTCGTTGAAATTGTTTAGAAGTTGTATGTATAATGTATCTAAGTTCATATAAgaaaagcaaataataaaacctCCAACCTACGGGTGagacataaaaatgtaaaagatCATAGAAAACTCGAACCGctttatacagtgaatttaatTTAGTCGAAATATATTGAgcattttgtgataaatttgtGTAATGCTTTCTTACTGTTAGCGAATTGAATGTTTCAAAGTGAACttactttttatcgttttgaGTCTAAAACGTTTTCATAAAGCAACATGCTACATGTAAGATCAAAAATTAAATCCTCATGTCATACATTTACCTAAACCAATCTACTCACAATTACGCAATCATAAACTCATGGAAAAAGACACAGTAGCTACCAATTCTCGAACTCATAGTAAGTTGTCTATCTATGGTCTAAATCTCACAGTGTGTACATTTCAGTGTGTATAGCTAAACAACAGTGTAATATACGAAAGGTGGTTTTCGCAGTCTGTCTTTGTCACATGTCAAAAAACGGTTATGGGCATGCGAAATACGAAAGCTTACAGAGCAAGCGGCTGACTTTGACAGTTACACCGCGTTATTGAACAAGGAAGCCCTCTTCACGTAATTCTAAAATGACTTGCGTATAA
Above is a window of Clavelina lepadiformis chromosome 8, kaClaLepa1.1, whole genome shotgun sequence DNA encoding:
- the LOC143468374 gene encoding myoferlin-like isoform X1; the encoded protein is MTEVKIKVVRADLGKSAKIKSPFVSLTLKGQTKKTQSLSGTSPNWNELLTFNLSEVPAPTDEIKVEVYDDDGFLGIDKLFGHGSVTYNGLKLSKEKGVDLKMKKGILIPGARVILSTPDDGKDGGEGDSKEARRKSSVGAKKDKEGKDDKVDEGFSEGGEKHDLNGGSGGGAHVSGGADRSSLSEKPEDFQVRVRLVCGRQLSGSNIKPVVKVTAGKSQVKTSRIRKGSSPIWNEMLMFNFHESLKDLYDFIFEFSVNNSRKMRSDSLIGSFKLDVGSVYDQPGHAYVRKWILLTDPEDASNTPKGYLKITICVLGAGDQPPEDKGDGDDDDVEGNLLTPAGASLRSATFTMRIFSAEDLPQMDSSAFKSMKKFMGMGEDVDISKTLVDPYVVFSFAGKKRKTRVVEGKNNPEWNQELSLPIKFPSMCESIRIVIRDWDRVGADDTVGTFVIPISRISSTGEDASGADMDEDDFDDLEGFLPTFGPTFVNFYGSPREFSEISDPLDALNLGKGVGCAYRGRAMVELTTSIDEEGSEPIPPIQEVAEDHIALTQKYLRRRRYRLVMGFESADLIDKAYENVEFEVSMGNYGNKFDVDLGTSCSLTEATNPIFDGCKYHFCPWASKKPVMMVTSQWEDINFRLHAVNVILRLADRIDMEVEKVKDLIENGGTDIEIASEIVAVLDMLILETAKRLPDPRGRPEANQLDLRIHQQRTKTFKAIADEAADLRQNCTDAHVAMQAITDFQERLHIVAYEPQNSLPDVIIWMITGNKRIAFARIPAYNILHAREKPEYSGRFCSKPQTICLRYPTSKTTGKKQYKIPCQLRIIAWLGLAREQDDFDFYTRGQISVYADTFEIENSIPIRGWTPDGFKDITGEIPLPKNSFECPSGWEWEGDWEKSSELNLLRDAGHSTYMEECFEHEARTSSGDWVPQKYVNGSGDIVESTESISCAKGWEWDDNWKIDTNRACDEDGWEYSAPVEDFGQLAWIAVEKSFHVMRRRRLVRNRKCVDPKVIKRDDKTEQMLGEGWEYATTLGSQFHLMPKMLDLVRRRRWIRKMVTSGTGGSSAIFNLDTALIKGTMDFEPTPIPTPIRESEESRKALAILGATEEAQEEERDRAGKKFFGRKKSKADPVLAAAAAERKKKLKMPAPKIYIMFSVASKLQLRAYVYQARDLLAMDQDNFSDPVIFVSFLNQCRRTVVMSRTLNPVWDQTLMMDITYYGDLQLLRQYCNDVVIEVYDKDDVSHDRAKKERANAREYACEVPGCFAERNLHVFRHTKAKSKKVVCFDHKHYYGDKKGAVYKLSDEDGYSSDSLTPSYDVTQWKGHVSQRKGNFQRATTVRNSGSKRFRQIFSKSAKNTAFEIMSATSSIRKSLRHRKYRIPTGNMEFMGRTRGQPVIKFGAEDEDRAVLSWHEVKKNKVFGGSILAAFELFLKHEKQEMPLPPPRRKDVHMVPYGIRPVLQRTAIEFLIWGVRNMQPFQMLSVDTPSVLIQVGEVEIKTRIIKSLKKNPNFSQPLFFATANLPLEQLYFPPIVIRVKDNRKFGRRPTVGQHIITNVSGYRIKPIAAKLQTTNDGNEDEGIQEDGISQDVAIEVERPRMPSLGISFGKLKTAFSLKKDGKTIRKEEIDWWSKYYASIGETDKCGDFDKSGLDKIKIYKNELEKQENYNHFHDFIETFKLSRGKVEEDEEPEFAGEFKGSFRIYELPADPNAPFPPRYFEKIPSTEAVDVKVRIYVIRGFDLAPQDSNGLADPYLKIKVGKKRIDDRDNYLANTLEPTFGRMFEVDLKLPMEKDLYVQVYDWDLIGTDDKIGETKIDIENRYLSKYKAWCSLPESYYTSGPTPWRDQMTPKDWLYDKARREGWDEPIWNGNTCVMLNRKTYKLSDLESKKKPSPYWGDPDERLALYILRTFPHVSEHVETRPLFSKLLPGIEQGRVHLWIDMFPKDYGDPGEPFNVTPRTPSKYYARVIIWNCSDIPMMDTSMLGDEMTDIYFKGWLSGLEHKKQKTDVHYRSLDGTGMFNWRFLFPFEYLPQEKLHYVSKKEHLWSLDKTVSKFPPVLNIQVWDNDLFGPNEYISELSLPLNNMAKCCKFRRSCTIDNVPDLQGNCNMDMISMFDQKLLKGWWPLYRMVDGEKQQAGKLEMSLEIVTEDEHEEKPAGQGRDEPNQNPKLDKPNRPATSFAWFSSPFKSFRYIIWRKYKWIMIGLLVLILVVIFLILFFYSFPNEISKKVVDLF